From Buchnera aphidicola (Nurudea shiraii), the proteins below share one genomic window:
- a CDS encoding DNA polymerase: MSKNQYDVTLATYLLNNTLKKAELLNNIEDNWIKNYNTFQKKFKNTLIELKKTYFSLEQSKKILSLYISTKEKIDKNTQTKHIFKNIDLNLIEVLSTIENNGIYISKKILENISNIFNLKLLYLQKKSYIALHKKINLLSNLELMQEIPILKSHKKVNKTILTILSKQYLLPKIILKYRNLYMLKNTYSEKLLNMIDKKTKRIHCCYNQTNTITSRLSSSHPNLQNIPIHNKEGKYIRAAFLAPKDCLLVSTDYSQFELRILAHFSQDEKFLDAFLKDKDIHLITASEIFNTTFKNITYHERHHAKLINFSILYGMSSYGLSKQLNINIKKARNYIQTYKEKYKKIFQYIENTKNMALKNGFVTTLEGRKLFIPNIKSKNKKIQKIAKKTAISAVIQGTTSDIMKISMIKINNLIKQDFKSHAKIVLHIHDELIFEIKKEKIKLFCEKIINIMENIKTLKVPLKINTKIGKNWLEIN; the protein is encoded by the coding sequence TTGTCAAAAAATCAATACGACGTTACATTAGCAACATATTTATTAAATAATACACTAAAAAAAGCAGAATTATTAAATAACATTGAAGATAACTGGATTAAAAATTATAATACTTTTCAAAAAAAGTTTAAAAATACCCTTATAGAACTTAAAAAAACTTATTTTTCTTTAGAGCAATCTAAAAAGATTTTGAGTTTATATATAAGTACGAAAGAAAAAATTGATAAAAATACACAAACAAAACACATTTTTAAAAACATAGATTTAAACTTAATTGAAGTTCTAAGTACTATAGAAAATAATGGAATATATATTAGTAAAAAAATTCTAGAAAATATTTCAAATATATTCAATTTAAAACTATTATATTTACAAAAAAAATCGTATATTGCACTACACAAAAAAATAAATTTATTATCCAATTTAGAATTAATGCAAGAAATTCCTATTCTTAAATCACATAAAAAAGTAAATAAAACAATATTGACCATTCTATCCAAACAATACTTGTTACCTAAAATAATTTTAAAATATAGAAATTTATACATGCTAAAAAATACATATTCTGAAAAGCTTTTAAATATGATAGATAAAAAAACTAAGCGTATTCACTGCTGTTATAATCAAACTAACACTATTACTAGTAGACTTTCTTCTTCCCATCCTAACTTGCAAAATATTCCAATTCATAATAAAGAAGGTAAATACATAAGAGCCGCTTTTTTAGCTCCTAAAGATTGCTTATTAGTATCAACTGACTATTCTCAATTTGAATTAAGAATCTTAGCCCACTTTTCACAAGATGAAAAATTCTTAGATGCGTTTTTAAAAGATAAAGACATACACTTGATTACAGCATCTGAAATATTTAATACTACTTTTAAAAACATTACTTATCATGAAAGACATCATGCTAAATTAATAAACTTCTCGATTCTCTATGGAATGTCTTCTTATGGATTGTCTAAACAGTTAAATATCAATATAAAAAAAGCAAGAAATTACATACAAACATATAAAGAAAAATACAAAAAAATATTTCAATACATTGAAAATACTAAAAATATGGCATTAAAAAACGGATTTGTAACAACGTTAGAAGGAAGAAAATTATTTATACCCAATATTAAATCCAAAAATAAAAAAATACAAAAAATAGCAAAAAAAACAGCTATAAGTGCAGTTATACAAGGAACCACATCAGATATCATGAAAATCTCTATGATAAAAATCAATAACTTAATAAAACAAGACTTTAAATCACATGCAAAAATAGTACTTCATATCCACGATGAATTAATATTCGAAATAAAAAAAGAAAAAATAAAATTATTCTGTGAAAAAATAATAAACATAATGGAAAATATTAAAACACTAAAAGTTCCTTTAAAAATTAATACAAAAATAGGAAAAAATTGGCTAGAAATTAATTAA
- a CDS encoding DsbA family protein encodes MKKILLIFILTLFGFQNVDKLLIEKEYNTLNQKIPNTPQIIEFFSFLCPHCYEFEKLCNLDYYVKKQISSAIKIEKYHTSFLGGKFGRSLTRIWEISKIIGLDQKVLIPLFKKIQDEKTIVNSYTLKKEFLKLTSIDEKELKFLWNCFAIKSILYNQNIIQNAINLDRVPLMLINGKYIINNANISHESTQDFIKKYTHIIQLLLEK; translated from the coding sequence ATGAAAAAAATTTTATTAATTTTTATATTAACATTATTTGGATTTCAAAATGTTGATAAACTACTAATAGAAAAGGAATACAATACACTAAATCAAAAAATTCCTAATACTCCTCAAATAATAGAATTCTTTTCTTTTTTATGTCCACATTGTTATGAATTTGAAAAACTTTGCAATCTAGATTATTATGTAAAAAAACAAATATCTAGTGCTATTAAAATTGAAAAATATCATACTAGCTTTTTAGGAGGAAAATTTGGTCGTTCACTAACTCGAATATGGGAAATATCAAAAATTATTGGATTAGACCAAAAAGTTTTGATTCCTCTGTTTAAAAAAATTCAAGATGAAAAAACTATAGTTAATTCTTATACTTTAAAAAAAGAATTTTTAAAACTAACTTCAATTGATGAGAAAGAACTGAAATTTTTATGGAATTGTTTTGCCATAAAATCAATATTGTACAATCAAAATATCATTCAAAATGCTATAAATTTAGATCGTGTCCCTTTAATGCTAATAAATGGAAAATATATTATAAACAATGCAAATATAAGTCATGAGTCAACACAAGATTTTATTAAAAAATATACACATATCATACAGTTATTACTCGAAAAGTAG
- a CDS encoding 5'-3' exonuclease H3TH domain-containing protein — MKFDKKNIDYLLVDGTSYIYRSYYSFPLFKNKNNAPSGAIYGVINMLKKLSFQYPNTQKIIIFDSSKKSFRHILFKPYKKNRPTIPYNLKIQIKPLYKIINAMGFPIITIPSFEADDIIGTLAYTASSQSKSTLISTNDKDLAQLVNKNTCILENISGKILGKKEIKEKYGVLPSLIPDLLGLMGDQSDNIPGVPKIGKKTALFLLEKFGSLKNIYKNFEKVSQCTLRGAKNIAKQLIINKDLAFLSKHLATIKKNISIDKSIYKFQMSCPSMKELLYYFEYYEFYNWLKLLKEKKWIMNTNNLKKKK; from the coding sequence ATGAAATTTGACAAAAAAAACATTGACTATTTACTAGTAGATGGTACATCTTATATTTACCGATCTTATTATTCTTTTCCTTTGTTTAAAAATAAAAATAATGCTCCTTCTGGAGCAATATACGGAGTGATAAACATGCTAAAAAAATTATCATTTCAATATCCAAATACTCAAAAAATTATAATATTTGATTCTTCAAAAAAATCATTTAGACATATTTTATTTAAACCATATAAAAAAAATCGACCAACCATTCCATATAATCTAAAAATTCAAATTAAACCATTATATAAAATAATCAACGCTATGGGATTTCCTATTATAACAATACCTAGTTTTGAAGCGGATGATATCATAGGAACTTTAGCTTATACTGCTAGTTCTCAAAGTAAATCTACTTTAATTAGCACTAATGACAAAGATTTAGCACAACTAGTTAATAAAAATACCTGTATATTAGAAAATATTTCTGGAAAAATTTTAGGAAAAAAAGAAATTAAAGAAAAATATGGAGTATTACCATCACTAATACCAGATTTATTAGGACTAATGGGAGATCAGTCAGATAACATTCCCGGTGTTCCAAAAATAGGAAAAAAAACGGCATTATTTTTATTAGAAAAATTCGGATCTTTGAAAAATATATATAAAAACTTTGAAAAAGTATCTCAATGCACACTAAGAGGTGCTAAAAATATAGCTAAACAATTAATCATAAATAAAGATTTAGCTTTTCTTTCAAAACATCTCGCTACAATAAAAAAAAACATATCAATAGATAAATCTATATATAAATTTCAAATGTCTTGTCCATCTATGAAAGAGTTATTATATTATTTTGAATATTATGAGTTTTACAACTGGCTAAAATTACTAAAAGAAAAAAAATGGATAATGAATACAAACAATTTAAAAAAAAAGAAATAA